The Ascaphus truei isolate aAscTru1 chromosome 11, aAscTru1.hap1, whole genome shotgun sequence genome includes a window with the following:
- the LFNG gene encoding beta-1,3-N-acetylglucosaminyltransferase lunatic fringe has protein sequence MLKNCGRKLLVSLLGATFTCLLVLVVDQQSSQVLQVQGAEVAGPDVPSGADPLPPKAGERVTPGKDAQEVKTFSAYFSQLRRVRRDTGQVATPSKEEQAASKPPLEDISAKDVFIAVKTTKKFHRSRLDLLMDTWISRDKEQTFIFTDGDDKELTAKTGNIINTNCSAAHSRQALSCKMAVEYDKFIESGRKWFCHVDDDNYVHVRALVKLLSRYPHTQDVYIGKPSLDRPIQATERISENKMRPVNFWFATGGAGFCISRGLALKMSPWASGGHFMSTAEKIRLPDDCTIGYIIESVLGVKLIRSNLFHSHLENLQQVPKSEIHNQVTLSYGMFENKRNTVLMKGAFSSQDDPSRFRSIHCLLYPDTPWCPQNIVY, from the exons ATGCTGAAGAACTGCGGGAGAAAGCTGCTGGTGTCCCTGCTGGGTGCCACCTTCACCTGCCTCCTGGTCCTAGTGGTTGACCAGCAGAGCAGTCAGGTCCTACAGGTGCAAGGTGCAGAAGTGGCGGGCCCCGATGTCCCCTCCGGGGCTGACCCCCTGCCTCCCAAGGCTGGGGAGCGGGTCACCCCTGGGAAGGATGCCCAAGAGGTGAAGACCTTCTCGGCTTATTTCAGCCAGCTGAGGCGGGTGAGGAGGGACACCGGGCAGGTGGCGACCCCTTCCAAAGAGgagcaggcagcaagcaagccCCCCCTGGAAGACATCTCCGCCAAGGATGTCTTCATAGCGGTGAAGACCACCAAGAAGTTCCACAGGTCCAGGCTGGACCTCCTCATGGACACGTGGATCTCCAGGGATAAGGAGCag ACTTTCATCTTCACCGACGGGGACGATAAGGAGCTGACGGCAAAGACAG GGAACATCATCAATACAAACTGCTCCGCGGCCCACAGCCGCCAAGCCCTGTCCTGCAAGATGGCGGTGGAATATGACAAGTTTATTGAGTCTGGGAGAAA GTGGTTCTGCCACGTGGACGATGATAACTACGTCCACGTCCGGGCTCTTGTGAAGCTGCTTTCTCGTTACCCTCACACCCAGGACGTTTACATTGGGAAGCCCAGCTTGGACCGACCCATCCAGGCAACAGAGAGGATCAGCGAGAACAAAATG CGCCCTGTCAACTTCTGGTTTGCAACCGGAGGAGCTGGATTCTGCATTAGCCGCGGCCTGGCGCTGAAAATGAGTCCATGGGCAAG TGGAGGGCATTTCATGAGCACCGCCGAAAAAATCCGTCTGCCGGACGACTGCACCATCGGTTACATCATCGAGTCGGTGCTGGGGGTGAAGCTAATCCGCAGTAACCTCTTCCATTCCCACCTGGAGAACCTCCAGCAGGTGCCCAAGAGCGAGATCCACAATCAG GTGACGCTGAGTTATGGAATGTTCGAAAACAAGAGGAACACCGTTCTCATGAAGGGGGCGTTCTCCTCCCAAGATGATCCATCCAG ATTTCGATCCATTCACTGCCTGCTTTATCCAGACACGCCCTGGTGCCCGCAGAACATTGTGTATTAG